Proteins co-encoded in one Pongo pygmaeus isolate AG05252 chromosome 23, NHGRI_mPonPyg2-v2.0_pri, whole genome shotgun sequence genomic window:
- the WBP2NL gene encoding postacrosomal sheath WW domain-binding protein: MAVNRSHTENRRGALIPNGESLLKQSPNVELSFPQRSEGSNVFSGTKTGTLFLTSYRVIFITSRSINDPMLSFMMPFDLMTNLTVEQPVFAANFIKGTIQAAPYGGWEGQATFKLVFRNGGAIEFAQLMVRAASAAARGFPLRTLNDWFSSMGIYVITGEGNMCTPQMPCSVIVYGAPPAGYGAPPPGYGAPPAGYGAPPPGYGAPPAGYGAPPLGYGAPPAGNEGPPVGYRASPAGSGARPHESTAAQAPENEASLPSASSSQVRS; encoded by the exons ATGGCGGTGAATCGGAGCCACACCGAGAACCGCCGCGGGGCCCTCATCCCTAACGGTGAAAG TCTCTTGAAGCAGTCTCCGAATGTGGAGCTCTCCTTCCCACAGCGATCAGAAGGCTCCAATGTCTTTAGTGGTACAAAGACGGGAACATTGTTTCTCACTTCATACCGG GTGATTTTCATAACTTCGCGCTCCATCAATGATCCCATGTTGTCTTTTATGATGCCATTTGATCTGATGACGAACCTCACCGTTGAACAACCAGTATTTGCTGCAAACTTCATTAAGGGAACTATTCAGGCAGCTCCATATG GTGGCTGGGAAGGACAAGCTACTTTTAAATTAGTCTTCAGAAATGGAGGTGCCATTGAATTTGCCCAGTTGATGGTGAGAGCTGCCTCTGCTG CTGCCCGAGGATTTCCACTTAGAACCTTAAATGACTGGTTCAGCTCTATGGGAATTTATGTAATTACTGGGGAAGGGAACATGTGCACTCCACAGATGCCTTGTTCAG TTATTGTCTATGGAGCCCCACCTGCAGGATATGGAGCCCCACCTCCCGGATACGGAGCCCCACCTGCAGGATATGGAGCCCCACCTCCCGGATATGGAGCCCCACCTGCAGGATATGGAGCCCCACCTCTCGGATACGGAGCCCCACCTGCAGGAAATGAAGGCCCGCCTGTGGGATACAGAGCCTCACCTGCTGGATCTGGAGCCAGGCCTCACGAATCTACAGCAGCCCAGGCTCCTGAAAACGAGgcttctcttccctctgcctcctcttctCAGGTCCGTTCTTAA